The sequence below is a genomic window from Ovis aries strain OAR_USU_Benz2616 breed Rambouillet chromosome 19, ARS-UI_Ramb_v3.0, whole genome shotgun sequence.
TCCTGTCCGGTCATTGTTCTCGTGCCGGTAGGCGCCGGGGTCCAGGCCACCCGCCTTCTGCTCTAGAGCTCCCGAGCTCCGGCCGTGCTTCTGCTCCGCGCACGGTGAGCGGGGGTGGCGTGGCCTGGGCGCGAACGTCGGGGGCGCGGGAGGGTCCATTCCAGGGGTATGTCTGCCTCGTCCTCCCTTCAGGGATCCCAGCACTGTCTGTCTGTCCCGGGGCGGCTCCGCGCCCCACCACTTCGGAAATCCGCTGTTGCCTACCTACCGGGGGCCTAGCCCCGGGGTAGGTTGGACACTAACCGCCCCAGGGGCCCGGATTATCCCAGAAACTGGGCTGTGTGGCGTCTGGAGGTGGAGGAGATGGGTTGCCACGATTGGAAATAGGGAAAGGACGTTGAAAGGAAGCCCATAATAGGAGACTGTGCTGTCTAGGGCTGGGGGCCAGTTAGAGTATCAGCAGTCTGATGACAATACCTATAGTAGGCAATCTTGTGTATACACGGGTGAAACTAGTATTAAGGACCTTCCTCCCTGATAAAATTCAACTAGTCATGGAAAGAAGAATTCTCCAGAATTAAGATTTGTTGCAGTACTAAAATATTGCACTACTCAAGAGATGCAGTGTGTGGAATAAGTTGCCAGTAAGTTAATGCAGAATAAAGTATATGATCACTTCAATAATAGCAAAAGAGAACTTAATAAAATTTAGCACTTTTCCCCTAATAAGACGTCTAAAGGGAAATAGGAAAATTTCAGTTTCTCCATAATCAGCTATAATGGTAGATTATTTTACTCACAGGTTAAGAACAAAATAATCTGTTGGCTTGCCTGTGATACTGGGGAACTGTTAGTTCATGGTGATATGATTTATTTCAGTCCTTTTAGAAAGCAGTTTGACAATATATGTCACCTATAAAATCCTTTGGTTAGTAATCCGTCTAGTCTAAAGGAATAATTCAGCAGCAGAAAAAACTATTTGcatgaaaagactcttaagaattatgttaagaaaataaactggaaataaaGTTCTTTTACTAAAGCAGTGATTAATAAATAGGGGCTGGTTTAGTAAATTATAatattatggtggtggtggtttagtcgctaagtcatgtccaactctttgcgaccccgtggactgtagcccaccaggctcctctgtccatgggattttccaggcaggaatactggagtggattgccatttccttctccagcgaatcttcccaacccaggaatcgaacccaggtctcctgcattgcaggcagattctttaccaactgagctatgagggaagtcctatAATATTACaggtattatataatatataatatttatattgtagttaaattatgtatattatataatgttTAGAGTATCATGCCAGAAGGAGATGGCATTGTATGTACTTAACATTGAAACATCTACCATCTTAAGAGTGCTGCTTTGTttcacagaaaagttgaaagaaatagaaaaatgtaaaaatcaaagGAAGAGGACCTTAAAACCACCTGTGATTACATCACCCAGAGATAACCTCTCCAAACATGTTGGTGTCTAGTGCTatgttgcttcaatcatgtccaactctttatgaccccatggactgtagcccaccaggctcctctgtccatgggattctccaggcaagaatactggagtggattgtcgtgcccttctccattggatcttcctgacccagggattgaacctgcatcttttatgcctcctgcatttccaggcgggttctttaccactagtgctacctaggAAGCACAGTTGCTGTCTAGACTGCCAGTCTTTTTCTTGAGAGTCTTTTGTTCATACTGTAGTTCTTGgtgcttaaaacaaacaaaacaaaaaacttggcATTGTAAtgactcttctttaaaaaaaaaaaagcatggtgATAATTGTGAAAATATGCATCCCCTAAATTAAAAAGTTCAAGTCATAATTGTCAGTATGGTTGGAGGTTTTCCCTCAAAATAAGTATCTTAAATTCTTCATTATACAGTGATTATCTCTCTGGAGATGAGCTaggggtaattttttaaaatcattttctgtattttttaagtttttacaaTTAACTGTATAATCGGGGAAATCAATAAACATTACATAAATGTGTTTATAATTCGATCATTATGGGAATAAATTGCTTATTTACAGTCCAGCTCCTTCCCTCCTGTTGAGGAGTAGAGCAGGCCCTGTGCTGCAGTGGCTGCTGCCTGGACACTGGTAACCTGTGGTCTTAGTGGCATCCAGGCAGACCTCTGCTCTCCTAACAGTGTTTTCTGATTTCCCAGTAGAAACTACTCATCATGTCCCTGGGAGGAAACTCAGGAAGAAGCTTTTGAAACTTAAAGATTAGATGGGGCTTGACTTCTGCTGGGCAACCCCCAGCCATAGGAATTCTGCTGAGCAGAGACGATGACTGCAGAATTGAGAGAAGCTGTGGCCCTGGCCCACTGGGGCCCAGTGACAgtgaaaaaagaggaagaagaggaggaaggcttTGTGGGTCAGGTATCCAGCCAACAAATACGCTCTGAAAACATCAAAGTCTGGGcccctggggaagatccccagacaTGCCTCCCTGTGTCAGAACAGGAGGAAAAGGTAAGCAGTGGtcggggagaagggagggaggattGCACATGATTTCAGGAGGGACCCTGTCCCTCTGCTTCCACACCTAGAGTCTTGTTTCCTGGTGAGGGCTCTTTAGTCTTTTGCAATTTAATTGAAACATACTATTATATTGATGTTGACATTCAGTACTTTCTAtaaagcagtgcttctcaaactgtgCTACAGTTTGCAATTACCTGGGGAGCTTTTTTGAAATCATGATATCTATGTCATATCTCATGTaagttaaatcagaatctctggggaggTGGGCCCCAGATCTctgattgaaaaacaaaaagctctTCCGGTGCATCCAGCCATGATTTGATAACTCTTACTTGTACTTCTCAAACTAATATGCCTAAGAATCACCAAGGGTTGGGGTCAGGGGATGAGGTCTtgtcaaaatgcagattctgattcaggagaTCTGGGCTATTGGTCAGAGACACTGCAGTTCTCACACACTCCCAGTGATGGTGGTTCGGCTTGTCCACAGACCACGATTTGACTCGTGAGGCTGTAAGTTTTCAAACCTACACCTCACCATGACTAGCCCTATGAGGGCAGAGGTACCCCAAAGCCTCTCTGTAATAACGTGACCAGAACCTTGCTTCTTTGATCTTTAGGTCTTAGGAAGATCTACTCTGAAAAATCTCCCCATGTGCTTTCTTGTCTTGTCATGCGCTCACTGACAAGTTAGCTCTGGGCAGTGAGATGAAATCAAAGTGATAGGGGAAAAGATAGCAGGCTTGCTTCTCTGCCTAACTCACCTTAGGGATTAGGGAAGACTCTCTagcttccttttcccttttttaaaaaatagttggtgtttttctttctttcttttttttttatggcctTGAAGAATAGGTGCTTATGTTCTCATCCTCAAAGTTATGATCATACCATCTTCTACCGACAGTCTCCTCATAAACCCACCTGTGCCTGCTTGTTTCTAGGGTCAGAACATGTTCTGGGACGTGGCTGTAGtcctgaaaccaacacaagagGCACCTGCTGCTTCAGCCCCAGGCAGCTCTTCATTACCAGGGACTCTGGCCAAGAGTGagctcctggacactcatgggaaCATGGCCTGTCTAGGTGAGGTCAATTCTCTGATTCGGAATCTGATTGTTGAGGTTTCTCAAAGTCTTTTCAGAGGCTGCTGGTCTGGTCTCCTGGCCTGAGCAACAGAGAGCACTGAAGGGGTTGAAGGGCAGAGGGATGCTGAAAGATGCCTATGCATTTATCATAGGAAATGGCTTGTTTTGCACACAGTTTCAAGACACCACACCAGGCAAACACAGGTAAACTCCAAatctagcttttttttaaaaaaaataatcttacatatttatttatttttggctgtgctgggtcttctttgctgcaaatgcagtggcttctctgttgcAGATCACAGACTCTAGGGAGCGTGGTCTTTgatagttgtggttcctgggctctagagcactgactcagtagttgtggcacacaggcttaattggTCCTCAGCaaatgggatcttcccggatcaggggatcaaacctgtgtcagctacttggcaggcagattctttaccactgagccaccagggaagttctccaaATTTAACTTTTGACCACACTTATTGTTCAGCAAGTTTCATATCTATGCACACATGTAGACACATGTCCTCTCCCTATGCTTCGTGTTTGTTGTAGCTTGAGCCTACAAGAGAAGTCTACAAGAGAAGCTAAGACAAGAAGGGTCACCTTTTGTGGTGATTTTTCGAGGTGTTCCGTTTTCATAGGTCTTTGGGGACTTTCTAGAGGATTTTGAACACTTGGCCATGATGATGTCCAAAGTCAGTCATGATGGCTGACTTACCACCTGGTTCAGGCTGGGACTCAGGATATGCATGGCTAGCAGTGGTGGAAGCTTGTGAAGTAGAGACATATAACTGGGTCAAGTGTGTGGTCACCATAAGTCCTGTGCTGTGGAAGCAGTCCCTGCATGCCTGCCAAGGTCCCTCTGGCACTGTCATGCTATGAGTCTTGCTTGGCCAGGGCTGTGCTTGAATATTCTGAACCCTCTCTTCTCCCTAGCCAGTTCCTCAAGCATTTGCAAACCAAGTCCCTTTCTTAAACCTGTGTTGTGGGGAAGGTTAGGACGGCCACCTTTTATATTCCTGTGTCTTCTTTAATTCCCCAAACTCTCAGTAACTTCTGTTTCccatctttgctttctgttccAGTCCTTCTGGCACAGTCCCCTTATATcaattcttttctgtttccctgCTTTATCAGACATTCATGGTCTGAACTCCCAACAGCTGCACCCATCCACTAGGAATGGCCactgttttctatctttttttttggctgtgctgggtctttgttgtagcAAGTGGGCTGTGGGCTTTCACTAGTTGTGGTGCaccagcttctcactgtggtgcaggggcttttcttgttgcagagtatgggctcagtggttgcctCGAGGGCTTCTCTACTTGCAGCAttcaggctctctagttgtggtgtgcagtcttaattgccctgtggcatgtgggatcttagttccccattgAACTTATGTCCTTTGCATTGGAagactgattcttaaccactggaccaccagggagaacCAGACAACTGTTTTCTTTCCCTGCTTTTCCCAGCCAGGACTCACCTTTCTGCCAGCAATTTCTGTCATTACAGGTAATGGCGAGAACACTGACTTATAGCAATTGAGAAGGGAACCCCAGTGTAGTTGCTGCCGTGTCTCTGAGAACTctttgaccttgagcaagtccattctttttctgaacctcCATTCTCTGTTCTGTGAACTGGGGTCTGTTCATTCAGTAAATACAAGATTTGTTGAGGACCTGCTTCGTGTGTGCCCAGCTGTGTAACAGGTGCTAGACATATAGCAGTGAGTGAAAACAGCCTTGCACTTTTTTTAGCTCCCATACAAATGAAGGGAAGTACTTTCATCTTGATAATAAAATTGTATAGTATACATGAAAGTACTTTGGAAATTTTGATGTGAATGTCTGAGAGTTTTATTTAAAGTTTGGTATATACTCATTAATATTGAATTTATTAAGgtttatacattaaaataaaaaaaaatttttttaattttttagccataccacacagcatgtgggatcttagttccctgaccagggatcaaaccctcgcaccctgcattggaaatgcagagtgttaacccctggactgccagggaagtacttaaagtttatatatttaaaacaagtttttaaacttttcttgtttttatttcctttgtacatctggaaaaattcagaagatggggcttccatggtggctcattggtaaagaatccgcctgccaatgcaggagacacaagttcgatctctgatccagaaagatctcatatgccacggagcaactaggACCATATGCaccataactattgagcctgtgctctagatcccgggagctgcagctgctgagcctgtgcaccctagagcccatgttctgaaATAAAACAAGCCATGGCAGTGAGAAACCTGAGcatcacaactggagagtagcccccactcgccacaaccagagaaaagcccaaacaggaacgaagacccagcacagccaaaaataaatttaaaaaaatattaaaaaaaatttttttttaaagcagggggggaatttcctggtggtccagtggttagaactccccacttccactgctgaaggcccaggttcaatcactggtcagggaactaagatcccaaaagccatgtgatgtggccaaaaaatcaggaaaggaagagTGAAGAGGTAGCAGGGGAAAGAGGTAACAAGGAGAAAAGTAagataaggaagaagaaaagaagatataAGAGCAATTTTAAACTACAGGGAGAAAAATGGagtagagtttttaaaaagtcagaacaGTAGAAATAGATATAACCAAAAAAAGATTAGCTTTTCAGGGTTTTCTGTTGTTGTCAAAGTCAGGGCTTTGTTGTATCCAGAGCTCAGccattctctttctctgacaCTGCCCTTCCTGAGTGACGGCTGGAGTTTCATTACCATGGTTGCATTACCATGGTCTTAGCCAGAAACCAAACTGGACTGTCCCCTTACCCAGTATTGCTCTGTGCCTTAAACATCCCCATGCCACCCACTCCCTTCTTGGTTGGAGAGGGCCCTGGTCTGTGCCAGTAGGGTGTCTGGATGCTCGATTCCCCTGTGCAGTTGCTCATGACCTGCAGCTCACAGCTGAATTCAACATACTTCCCCATCTTTATGGATTGACCATCCTATTCTTTTTCTAGGTCATAAAAATCTGAAacttacatttctgtttttgtttgtttgtttgtttcaggtgcTGAAACCAAAAATCCACAGTTATTGGTTCCAAAAATTGAAATATGTGATGAAGCAGAAAAACCCTTCATCATTTCAGGAAGAATCCAGAAAGTTGACCCGCAAGGACCCAAGTTAGGAGAAGCCTGTGAAAATAGGAACATGTTAAAGAGGCAAAGAATAAAGAGGGAGCAGAAAGATTTTGGACAGGTGACAGTGAAGGACTGTCACCTCCCTGAAAACCTCAAAGAAGAGGAAGACCAGAAGTGTCCCAAATCTGAGGAGCGATACACCCTCAGTTCTGGCTCtgttaaaaatcagaaaagcCAGCCTGGGCAGAAACCTTTtacatgtggtgtgtgtgggAAAGGCTTTAGCCAGAGTGCAAACCTTGTGGTGCATCAGCGAATCCACACTGGGGAGAAACCCTTTGAATGTCACCAGTGTGGGAAGGCCTTCATTCAGAGTGCAAACCTTGTTGTGCATCAGCGAATCCACACTGGACAGAAACCCTATGTTTGTTCAaagtgtgggaaagccttcaccCAGAGTTCAAACCTGACTGTACATCAGAAAATCCACTCCTTAGAGAAAACCTTTAAGTGCAACGAATGTGAGAAAGCCTTCAGTTATAGCTCACAGCTTGCCCGGCACCAGAAAGTCCACATCACAGAAAAATGCTATGAATGTAACGAGTGTGGGAAAACATTTACTCGGAGCTCCAACCTGATTGTTCACCAGAGAATCCACACCGGGGAGAAGCCGTTTGCCTGTAATGACTGTGGCAAAGCCTTCACCCAGAGCGCCAATCTTATCGTGCATCAGCGAAGCCATACTGGGGAGAAGCCATATGAGTGCAAAGAGTGTGGAAAAGCCTTCAGTTGTTTTTCACACCTCATCGTGCACCAGAGAATTCACACCGCAGAGAAACCTTATGACTGCAGCGAGTGTGGAAAGGCCTTCAGTCAGCTCTCATGCCTTATTGTGCACCAGAGAATTCATAGCGGGGACCTTCCGTACGTGTGCAATGAGTGTGGGAAGGCCTTCACGTGCAGCTCGTACCTGCTTATTCATCAGAGGATCCATAATGGGGAGAAGCCATACACATGCAATGAGTGTGGCAAGTCATTCCGGCAGAGGTCGAGCCTCACGGTGCACCAGAGAACCCACACGGGGGAGAAGCCCTATGAGTGTGCCAAGTGCGGTGCAGCCTTCATCTCCAACTCACACCTCATGCGCCACCACAGAACCCACCTCGTGGAGAGCACATAGAGTACAAGGGAGACCTCCAGGTGCCGATCCAAACCTCCCGCTCCCCAAGTTTGATAGACACCTCTTGGCTATTTCCTCCTCGGTGAAAATGAAGCCTGCTCTGTCCTACAAAGTTATGGttttggacttgcctggtggtccagggggtaAGActcagcttccaatgcagggagcatgggtttgatccctggtcagggaatttcCATATGCtctgcagccaaaaacaaagaaaaaaagcaacagttTTCAGGAGTGCAGCACAAAACACAATGCAGACATTTCAGAGGCtagtttaaagaaaatgaaaatgaaggccTCAAGGCaaggattttgtttttaacagtaCTCCAAGTGATCATATTGTGTGAAATGGGATGTGGCCTTCTTAGAAACGGGTCATTCAGAGCTCCGTGATAAAGATCCTTCTGGGGAAAAGGATTTttcacttaattttgtttttgaaaactctGGTAATTTTCCAGGGCAACATGCAGGTTACTGGTGTGTCTGACTGATGGGATTCGGGAGCTTTGAACCTTGTGTTCTAGTATTTTGGGTTTAAGCAGTGACTTATGAAGGAAACCACTTGGGGTAGCAATTCACCAACAACTCTCACCTGTGAACATGCTAAAATTTCCATTCCCTGGGtagttttttttgaaaattaaacaaaaaactgTCTGCCACTCCTTAAATGCATGGAAATAGGAACCGGTTGTTTCCCTCGTGGTCTGCACCTCATCACAGCTGGAATGGTAAAGCTCTGGAGACTGCTAATGAGTCTTTTCTGATCACTTCCCAGCCTGCATGGCAGTCACTTGAGGACGGATGCAGACTGCACAGCAGAGCCACCGAGACTGCTGGGCTGTGTTCCTTTGAGAAGATCAACAAGTCTTCTAATAACAACCGTGGTTTCCACTGCATTCCATTTGAGTGAGACGCTGCTAACAGACCCCTTCCAAGATAGAGGAGTCACAGAATAAAGCTGGAGGCATGCCCACTTTGTCTGTTCTCATTCTGCCCAGGCCAGCCAGAGGGCTCAGTTTGGGCATCATTGTCACTTTCTGAATGATCTGGTCATTAGAAGAAATAATGGAGCCCTTGTAATTCTGAGAGGACCCAAGAGGAAAATGAAcagagagggagggggcagagtGGGATTCCTaaggtcttaattttttttttttt
It includes:
- the ZNF35 gene encoding zinc finger protein 35; the protein is MTAELREAVALAHWGPVTVKKEEEEEEGFVGQVSSQQIRSENIKVWAPGEDPQTCLPVSEQEEKGQNMFWDVAVVLKPTQEAPAASAPGSSSLPGTLAKSELLDTHGNMACLGAETKNPQLLVPKIEICDEAEKPFIISGRIQKVDPQGPKLGEACENRNMLKRQRIKREQKDFGQVTVKDCHLPENLKEEEDQKCPKSEERYTLSSGSVKNQKSQPGQKPFTCGVCGKGFSQSANLVVHQRIHTGEKPFECHQCGKAFIQSANLVVHQRIHTGQKPYVCSKCGKAFTQSSNLTVHQKIHSLEKTFKCNECEKAFSYSSQLARHQKVHITEKCYECNECGKTFTRSSNLIVHQRIHTGEKPFACNDCGKAFTQSANLIVHQRSHTGEKPYECKECGKAFSCFSHLIVHQRIHTAEKPYDCSECGKAFSQLSCLIVHQRIHSGDLPYVCNECGKAFTCSSYLLIHQRIHNGEKPYTCNECGKSFRQRSSLTVHQRTHTGEKPYECAKCGAAFISNSHLMRHHRTHLVEST